Proteins encoded in a region of the Pseudomonas shahriarae genome:
- the aqpZ gene encoding aquaporin Z produces the protein MSLFRRSVTEGLGTFWLVLGGCGSAVLAAAFPDVGIGLLGVSLAFGLTVLTMAFAIGHISGCHLNPAVTVGLVVGGRFAAKEMPAYIVAQVIGGVVAAALLYFIASGKPGFELAAGLASNGYGEHSPGGYSMAAGFVTELVMTAMFVLIILGATDRRAPAGLAPIAIGLGLTLIHLISIPVTNTSVNPARSTGPALIVGGWAIQQLWLFWLAPILGAVIGGITYRWLGKEEKA, from the coding sequence ATGTCTCTGTTCAGACGTTCCGTTACGGAAGGGTTGGGTACGTTTTGGCTGGTGTTGGGTGGCTGCGGGAGTGCCGTTCTGGCCGCAGCCTTCCCGGATGTCGGAATCGGCCTGTTGGGCGTATCGCTGGCCTTCGGGCTTACCGTGTTGACCATGGCATTTGCCATTGGCCATATCAGCGGCTGTCACCTCAACCCGGCGGTCACCGTGGGCTTGGTGGTCGGCGGCAGGTTTGCGGCCAAGGAGATGCCTGCGTATATCGTCGCGCAAGTCATTGGCGGCGTAGTGGCAGCGGCCTTGCTGTACTTCATTGCCAGCGGCAAACCGGGTTTCGAACTGGCGGCGGGGCTGGCATCCAATGGTTACGGTGAACATTCGCCGGGCGGCTATTCAATGGCGGCGGGGTTTGTCACTGAACTGGTGATGACCGCGATGTTCGTGCTGATCATCCTCGGCGCCACCGACCGTCGTGCACCGGCTGGCCTGGCGCCCATCGCCATTGGCCTGGGGCTGACGCTGATCCACCTGATCTCCATTCCGGTCACCAACACCTCGGTCAACCCGGCCCGCAGCACCGGCCCTGCGCTGATTGTCGGCGGGTGGGCAATCCAGCAACTGTGGCTGTTCTGGCTGGCGCCGATCCTTGGCGCGGTGATCGGTGGCATCACCTACCGTTGGTTGGGCAAGGAAGAAAAGGCCTGA
- a CDS encoding RNA polymerase sigma factor, whose amino-acid sequence MAAADDAHLLERLLKGEQQAYKELVTTYQSAMRAVAYAIVGQRHADEVVQDAWLSVVRSLARFEGRSSLKTWLLTITANSAKGRYKQNRREVLLDDLPSPHGTIGDERFAAGDEHWLIAPFAWHQDTPEALLTENELRECLEHTLLSLSELQSSVLLLRERQGLELEEICNLLQISLSNVRVLLHRARLKVFATVEHFEETGEC is encoded by the coding sequence ATGGCAGCAGCCGACGACGCGCACCTGCTTGAACGCCTGCTCAAGGGTGAGCAGCAGGCCTACAAGGAGTTGGTCACCACCTACCAGAGTGCGATGCGTGCAGTGGCCTACGCCATCGTTGGCCAGCGCCATGCCGACGAGGTGGTGCAGGACGCCTGGCTCTCGGTGGTGCGCAGCCTTGCCCGGTTTGAGGGGCGTTCCAGCCTCAAGACCTGGCTGCTGACCATCACCGCCAACTCGGCCAAGGGGCGCTACAAGCAGAACCGTCGCGAGGTGTTGCTGGACGACCTGCCGTCGCCCCATGGCACCATCGGCGATGAGCGCTTTGCCGCCGGCGATGAGCATTGGCTGATCGCGCCCTTTGCCTGGCACCAGGACACTCCCGAGGCGCTGCTCACCGAAAACGAGCTGCGTGAGTGTCTGGAGCACACCTTACTGAGCCTTTCCGAGCTGCAAAGCAGCGTGCTGCTGTTGCGCGAGCGCCAGGGGCTGGAGCTGGAGGAGATTTGTAATCTTCTGCAGATCTCGCTCTCCAATGTGCGTGTACTGCTGCACCGGGCGCGGCTTAAAGTCTTCGCTACGGTGGAGCATTTCGAGGAAACCGGCGAATGTTGA
- the aceK gene encoding bifunctional isocitrate dehydrogenase kinase/phosphatase, which translates to MPQQTSAIDTAQSIAQMILDGFDDYREHFRQITDGARERFEKAQWQEAQTASAARINLYEEKVGEVTTRLRATFDEGALLDIQSWPLVKSAYISLIDLRFDDELSETWYNSIFCGLFSHDLISDGCMFIHTTRPSLRRARAAQTRTYKPQGQLAGMLEQIFSDYRFSEPYADLPADLQRLEAQLRENLPDWVCKDPDLNVELFSSVLYRNKGAYLVGRLYTRDEQWPLVIPLLHREGQGIRIDALITDEADVSIIFSFTRSYFMVDVPVPAEFIGFLKRILPGKHIAELYTSIGFYKHGKSEFYRALINHLASTDDQFIMAPGVRGMVMSVFTLPGFNTVFKIIKDRFSPSKNVNRATVIEKYRLVKSVDRVGRMADTQEFADFRFPLSKFEPECLAELLEVAAGTVEVEGDTVLIRHCWTERRMTPLNLYLENANEAQVREALEDYGLAIKQLAAANIFPGDMLLKNFGVTRHGRVVFYDYDEICFLTEANFRHIPAPRTPEDEMASEPWYSIGPLDVFPEEFPPFLFADAGQRRLFDELHGELYNADYWKGLQEAIRAGKVIDVFPYRRKGLDNE; encoded by the coding sequence ATGCCGCAGCAAACGTCTGCCATCGACACCGCGCAGTCCATCGCCCAGATGATCCTCGATGGCTTCGACGATTACCGCGAACACTTTCGCCAGATCACCGACGGCGCCCGTGAGCGTTTTGAAAAGGCCCAGTGGCAAGAGGCGCAAACGGCCTCGGCGGCGCGGATCAACCTGTATGAAGAGAAGGTCGGCGAAGTCACCACGCGTTTGCGGGCTACCTTCGACGAGGGCGCGCTGCTGGACATCCAGTCCTGGCCCCTGGTCAAGAGTGCCTATATCAGCCTGATCGACCTGCGGTTTGACGATGAGCTGTCCGAGACCTGGTACAACTCGATCTTTTGCGGGCTGTTCAGCCACGACCTGATCAGCGACGGCTGCATGTTCATCCATACCACCCGCCCGAGCCTGCGCCGCGCCCGTGCTGCGCAAACCCGTACCTACAAGCCCCAGGGCCAACTGGCGGGCATGCTCGAGCAGATCTTCAGCGACTACCGCTTTAGCGAGCCCTACGCCGACCTGCCTGCCGACCTGCAGCGCCTGGAAGCACAACTGCGCGAGAACCTGCCGGACTGGGTGTGCAAGGATCCGGACCTCAACGTCGAGCTGTTTTCCTCGGTGCTCTATCGCAACAAGGGCGCGTACCTGGTGGGCCGCCTCTACACCCGCGATGAACAGTGGCCGCTTGTGATTCCGCTGCTGCACCGCGAAGGGCAGGGTATCCGCATCGACGCGCTGATCACCGATGAAGCCGATGTGTCGATCATCTTCTCGTTCACCCGCTCCTATTTCATGGTGGATGTGCCGGTGCCGGCGGAATTCATCGGCTTTCTCAAACGCATCCTGCCGGGCAAGCACATCGCCGAGCTGTACACCTCCATCGGCTTCTACAAACACGGCAAGTCGGAGTTCTACCGGGCGCTGATCAACCACCTGGCCAGCACCGATGACCAGTTCATCATGGCCCCGGGCGTGCGCGGGATGGTCATGAGCGTGTTCACCCTGCCGGGTTTCAACACGGTGTTCAAAATCATCAAGGACCGTTTCTCGCCATCGAAAAACGTCAACCGCGCCACGGTGATCGAGAAGTACCGCCTGGTGAAAAGTGTCGACCGGGTCGGGCGCATGGCCGACACCCAGGAGTTTGCCGACTTCCGTTTCCCCTTGAGCAAATTCGAGCCTGAATGCCTGGCCGAATTGCTGGAAGTGGCTGCCGGCACAGTCGAGGTGGAAGGCGACACGGTACTGATTCGCCACTGCTGGACCGAGCGGCGCATGACTCCGCTCAACCTCTACCTGGAGAACGCCAACGAGGCCCAGGTGCGCGAAGCCCTCGAAGACTACGGCCTGGCCATCAAGCAATTGGCGGCGGCGAATATCTTTCCCGGCGACATGCTGCTGAAAAACTTTGGCGTCACCCGTCATGGTCGCGTGGTGTTCTACGACTACGACGAGATCTGCTTCCTCACCGAAGCCAACTTCCGCCATATCCCGGCACCGCGCACCCCGGAAGATGAAATGGCCTCCGAGCCCTGGTACTCCATCGGCCCGCTGGACGTGTTCCCCGAAGAGTTCCCGCCATTTCTGTTTGCCGATGCCGGGCAACGGCGTTTGTTCGATGAGCTGCACGGCGAGTTGTACAACGCCGACTACTGGAAAGGCCTGCAGGAGGCGATTCGGGCGGGGAAGGTGATTGATGTGTTCCCGTATCGGCGCAAGGGCCTGGATAACGAATAG
- a CDS encoding anti-sigma factor family protein translates to MLTCKEQVARSSDFLDGQLTFRERLLMRHHLMFCANCRRFIRQMRLMQATLRLLPEPPVSDAEALAERLASERKRNS, encoded by the coding sequence ATGTTGACCTGCAAAGAACAAGTGGCGCGCTCCAGCGATTTTCTCGATGGGCAACTGACCTTTCGTGAGCGCCTGTTGATGCGCCATCACTTGATGTTTTGTGCCAATTGCCGGCGCTTCATTCGCCAGATGCGCCTGATGCAGGCCACCTTGCGCCTCCTGCCCGAACCGCCGGTGAGCGATGCCGAGGCGTTGGCTGAACGCCTGGCTTCGGAGCGTAAACGCAACTCCTGA
- a CDS encoding beta-ketoacyl-ACP synthase III — protein sequence MHNVVISGTGLYTPANSISNEELVQSFNAYVQQFNADNAVAIEQGDVQALTESSAAFIEKASGIKSRFVMDKDGILDPKRMTPRLPERSNDEWSILCQMAVGAAEQALQRAGKTAADIDGVIVACSNLQRAYPAIAIEVQEALGIQGFGFDMNVACSSATFGIQNACNSIQLGQARAILMVNPEICTGHLNFRDRDSHFIFGDAATAVILERADLATSEHQFDVVSTKLLTKFSNTIRNNFGFLNRAAEEGIGAPDKLFVQEGRKVFRDVCPMVAELIGQHLTENQLSVTDVKRFWLHQANLSMNHLIVKKLLGREAEIEEAPVILDTYANTSSAGSVIAFHTYQDDLPKGALAVLSSFGAGYSIGSVILRKR from the coding sequence GTGCATAACGTCGTCATCAGCGGCACAGGCCTGTACACCCCGGCCAACAGCATCTCCAACGAAGAGCTGGTGCAGTCTTTCAATGCTTACGTTCAACAGTTCAATGCCGACAACGCCGTGGCCATCGAGCAGGGCGACGTTCAGGCGTTGACCGAATCCAGCGCCGCCTTTATCGAAAAGGCTTCGGGTATCAAGAGCCGTTTTGTCATGGACAAGGACGGCATCCTCGACCCCAAGCGCATGACCCCCCGCCTGCCGGAGCGCTCCAACGACGAGTGGTCGATCCTCTGCCAGATGGCCGTGGGCGCCGCCGAGCAAGCCCTGCAGCGTGCCGGCAAGACCGCCGCCGATATCGACGGGGTGATCGTCGCCTGCTCCAACCTGCAACGCGCCTATCCGGCCATTGCCATCGAAGTCCAGGAAGCCCTGGGCATCCAGGGTTTTGGTTTTGACATGAACGTGGCGTGTTCTTCGGCGACTTTCGGTATCCAGAACGCCTGCAACAGCATCCAGCTGGGCCAGGCCCGTGCGATCCTGATGGTCAACCCGGAGATCTGCACCGGCCACCTGAACTTCCGTGACCGTGACAGCCACTTCATCTTTGGCGACGCGGCGACTGCGGTGATTCTGGAGCGTGCCGACCTGGCGACGTCCGAGCACCAGTTCGACGTGGTGAGCACCAAGTTGCTGACCAAGTTTTCCAACACCATTCGCAACAATTTCGGCTTCCTCAACCGCGCGGCGGAAGAGGGGATTGGTGCACCAGACAAGCTTTTCGTGCAAGAAGGCCGCAAAGTCTTCCGTGATGTCTGCCCGATGGTTGCCGAATTGATCGGCCAGCACCTGACGGAAAACCAGTTGAGCGTTACCGATGTGAAACGCTTCTGGCTGCACCAGGCCAACCTGAGCATGAACCATCTGATCGTCAAGAAGCTGCTGGGCCGTGAAGCCGAGATCGAAGAAGCGCCGGTGATTCTCGATACCTACGCCAACACCAGTTCGGCAGGTTCGGTGATTGCGTTCCACACCTACCAGGACGACCTGCCCAAGGGCGCGCTGGCGGTACTCAGCTCGTTTGGCGCCGGGTATTCGATTGGCAGCGTGATCCTGCGCAAGCGCTAA
- a CDS encoding OprO/OprP family phosphate-selective porin, which translates to MIRKHFAGFAASALALAVTAQAFAGTVTTDGADIVVKTKGGLEVATTDQNFSFKLGGRLQADYGTFDGFYTKNGDSGDAAYFRRAFLELGGTVYKDFKYQLNYDFSHNSGNSDDGYFDEASMSYVGFKPVTIRVGRFDPDFGLEKATSSKWITAMERNSAYEVADWVNTHENGMGIQVSGTAADMFYGSASLASKDINDEDGKGVKQFNGRIVLAPMNKGGNVLHFGLNLAARDLNDAAFDSRIRPRLGARGVATTGGNDAGSNGNRATFGGGVGLNASNLTAVGAYDTDTVFGGEFAFASGPFSVQAEALSRKMKADSNAYQDVKTSGFYGQLAYTLTGESRAYKLDGGKFDAIKPENKQYGAWEVFYRYDNIKVDDKNIVVSSATRETGDAKANVNTLGVNWYANEAVKLSLNYSKVSTDKITNANGDDSGDSIVGRVQYVF; encoded by the coding sequence ATGATCCGTAAGCACTTCGCCGGTTTCGCGGCCAGCGCCCTGGCCCTGGCCGTTACCGCCCAGGCTTTCGCTGGTACTGTCACTACTGACGGCGCCGATATCGTTGTCAAAACCAAGGGCGGCCTTGAGGTTGCTACCACCGACCAGAACTTCAGCTTCAAGCTGGGTGGTCGCTTGCAAGCCGATTACGGCACATTTGACGGCTTCTACACCAAGAACGGTGACTCGGGCGACGCTGCTTACTTCCGTCGCGCCTTCCTGGAACTGGGTGGCACCGTCTACAAGGATTTCAAATACCAGCTCAACTACGACTTCTCCCACAACTCGGGTAACTCCGACGACGGTTACTTCGACGAAGCGTCCATGTCCTATGTGGGCTTCAAGCCGGTGACCATCCGCGTCGGTCGCTTTGACCCGGATTTCGGTCTGGAAAAAGCCACCAGCTCCAAGTGGATCACCGCCATGGAGCGTAACTCGGCTTACGAGGTTGCAGACTGGGTCAACACCCACGAAAACGGCATGGGCATCCAGGTCAGCGGCACTGCGGCTGATATGTTCTACGGCTCCGCCAGCCTGGCTTCCAAGGACATCAACGACGAAGACGGCAAGGGCGTGAAGCAATTCAACGGCCGTATCGTGTTGGCACCGATGAACAAAGGCGGCAACGTCCTGCACTTCGGCTTGAACCTGGCGGCACGTGACCTGAACGACGCCGCCTTCGACTCGCGGATCCGTCCGCGTCTCGGCGCCCGTGGTGTAGCAACTACCGGTGGTAACGATGCCGGCTCCAACGGCAACCGCGCGACTTTCGGCGGTGGTGTGGGCCTGAACGCCAGCAACCTGACGGCGGTTGGCGCCTACGATACCGACACGGTATTCGGGGGTGAATTTGCCTTCGCCAGCGGTCCATTCTCGGTGCAGGCTGAAGCCCTGAGCCGCAAGATGAAAGCTGACAGCAATGCCTACCAGGACGTGAAAACCAGCGGTTTCTACGGCCAACTGGCCTACACCCTGACCGGCGAATCCCGTGCCTACAAGCTCGACGGCGGCAAGTTCGACGCCATCAAGCCTGAGAACAAGCAGTACGGCGCCTGGGAAGTGTTCTACCGCTACGACAACATCAAGGTTGACGACAAAAACATCGTCGTCAGCAGCGCTACCCGCGAAACCGGCGATGCCAAGGCCAACGTCAACACCCTGGGTGTGAACTGGTACGCCAACGAAGCGGTCAAGCTGTCCCTGAACTACAGCAAGGTCAGCACCGACAAGATCACCAACGCCAATGGCGATGACAGCGGTGATTCCATCGTCGGTCGTGTGCAGTACGTGTTCTAA
- the hrpA gene encoding ATP-dependent RNA helicase HrpA, translating to MTDQAPAIDQLLKNLDHAMLADRHRLRRQLLELRKKPDEEKLAQWVARMQASCAQVTARAASVPQVRYDDSLPIAAKRDEIKAALLKHQVLIIAGETGSGKTTQLPKICLEIGRGQYGLIGHTQPRRIAARSVASRVAEELATPLGALVGYQVRFEDQSDANTLIKLMTDGILLAETQNDRYLERYDTIIVDEAHERSLNIDFLLGYLKTLLPRRPDLKVIITSATIDLERFSKHFDDAPIVEVSGRTFPVETWYRPLTLEQDEEGNRVEDDLTVDQAILATLDEIAAFERSERKSPGDVLVFLPGEREIRDAADMLRKAQLKHTEILPLYARLSPAEQQRIFQSHPGRRVVLATNVAETSLTVPGIRYVIDSGTARISRYSYRAKVQRLPIEAISQASANQRKGRCGRVEPGICVRLFSEEDFIGRPEFTDPEILRTNLAAVILQMLHLRLGEITDFPFIEPPDGKAISDGFNLLQELSAVDRNSQLTPLGRQLARLPVDPRMGRMLLEAAKLGSLQEVLIVASAMSIQDPRERPPERQQAADQAHAQWKDPDSDFAGLVNLWRGFEEQRQELTASPLRNWCRKNFLNYLRLREWRDSHRQLSLICRDMQLTVNKEPADFAKLHKAVLSGLLSQIGQKTEDGDYLGARQRRFWIHPSSGIGKKRPQWLMTAELVETTKLYARMVAKIDADWIEPLAGHLIKKNHFEPHWEKKRGQVVAFEQITLFGLIVVGRRPVHYGPVDPVVSRELFIREGLVRGEIQSRAKCLTANQQLLEQLDELEAKARRRDILADEETLYAFYDARLPAEIHQTATFDSWYKITSQKDPQLLIMREEDVLAREASEVTAAHYPDTLHLGDLALALSYHFEPNHPRDGVTLRVPAPLLPALPAERLEWLVPGLIEAKCIALVRNLPKALRKNFVPVPDFVKAALQRIEFAQGSLPQALGRELLRMTGARVSDEAWSEAAQQVENHLKMNLEVVDAQGKFLGEGRDLAALTARFVEASQAALAVPQTAKSQQPVEAKVFAAVAETTQQKIAGLSMTVYPALVEENGTVKEGRFSTAAEAEFQHRRALQRLLMQQLAEPAKFLRGKLPGLTELGLMYRELGRIDALVEDILLASLDTCVLEGEASLPRDGAGLAALAERKRGSWTEHAERLARLTLEVLKLWHGLQKRFKGKIDLAQAVALNDIKQQLSNLVYPGFVRETPAQWFKELPRYLKAIELRLEKLPSQVQKDRVWSSELSGLWSQYQTRLNKHTQEGKRDPQLALYRWWLEEYRVSLFAQQLGTKAPISDKRLSKQWSQVEP from the coding sequence ATGACTGACCAAGCGCCCGCTATCGACCAACTCCTGAAAAACCTCGATCACGCCATGCTCGCCGACCGCCACCGCTTGCGTCGGCAGTTGCTTGAGCTGCGCAAGAAGCCCGATGAGGAGAAGCTGGCGCAGTGGGTGGCGCGCATGCAGGCGTCCTGTGCCCAGGTCACGGCGCGCGCGGCCAGCGTGCCGCAGGTCCGCTATGACGACAGCCTGCCCATCGCCGCCAAGCGCGACGAGATCAAGGCGGCGTTGCTCAAGCATCAGGTGCTGATCATCGCGGGCGAAACCGGCTCGGGTAAAACCACGCAGTTGCCGAAGATCTGCCTGGAAATCGGTCGCGGCCAGTACGGCTTGATCGGCCATACCCAGCCCCGGCGGATCGCCGCGCGCAGTGTGGCGAGCCGGGTCGCGGAAGAGTTGGCCACACCGCTGGGGGCGCTGGTGGGCTATCAGGTGCGGTTCGAGGACCAGAGCGACGCCAACACCCTGATCAAGCTGATGACTGACGGCATCCTGCTGGCCGAAACCCAGAACGACCGATACCTCGAGCGCTACGACACAATCATCGTCGACGAAGCCCACGAGCGCAGCCTGAACATCGACTTCCTGCTTGGTTACCTGAAGACCCTGCTGCCACGCCGCCCGGACCTGAAAGTCATCATCACCTCGGCGACCATCGACCTGGAGCGTTTTTCCAAGCACTTCGACGATGCGCCGATTGTCGAGGTCTCCGGGCGCACGTTCCCGGTGGAAACCTGGTATCGCCCGCTGACCCTGGAGCAGGACGAGGAAGGCAACCGCGTCGAAGACGACTTGACCGTGGACCAGGCGATCCTTGCCACCCTTGATGAAATCGCCGCCTTTGAACGCAGCGAGCGCAAGAGCCCAGGCGATGTGCTGGTGTTCCTGCCCGGTGAGCGCGAGATCCGCGATGCCGCCGATATGCTGCGCAAGGCCCAGCTCAAGCACACGGAAATCCTGCCGTTGTACGCGCGCCTGTCGCCGGCCGAGCAGCAGCGTATTTTCCAGTCCCATCCGGGGCGGCGCGTGGTGCTGGCAACCAACGTCGCGGAAACCTCGCTGACCGTGCCGGGCATCCGCTATGTGATCGACAGCGGCACCGCACGCATCAGCCGCTACAGCTACCGGGCCAAGGTCCAGCGCCTGCCGATCGAGGCGATTTCCCAGGCCAGCGCCAACCAGCGCAAGGGCCGCTGCGGTCGGGTCGAGCCGGGCATTTGCGTGCGCCTGTTCAGCGAAGAAGATTTTATCGGGCGCCCGGAATTTACCGACCCGGAGATCCTGCGCACTAACCTGGCGGCGGTGATCCTGCAGATGCTGCACCTGCGCCTGGGTGAAATTACCGACTTCCCGTTTATCGAGCCGCCGGATGGCAAGGCCATCAGCGATGGCTTCAACCTGCTGCAGGAACTCTCGGCGGTGGACCGTAACAGCCAGCTGACACCCCTGGGCCGGCAACTGGCGCGCCTGCCGGTGGACCCGCGCATGGGCCGCATGCTGTTGGAAGCGGCCAAGCTCGGCAGTTTGCAGGAAGTGCTGATCGTCGCCAGTGCCATGTCGATCCAGGACCCGCGCGAGCGCCCGCCGGAGCGCCAGCAAGCGGCCGACCAGGCCCACGCGCAATGGAAGGATCCCGATTCGGACTTCGCCGGGCTGGTCAATCTGTGGCGCGGCTTTGAAGAGCAGCGCCAGGAACTGACCGCCAGCCCGCTGCGCAACTGGTGCCGCAAGAACTTCCTCAATTACCTGCGCCTGCGTGAGTGGCGCGACTCCCATCGCCAGTTGAGCCTGATCTGCCGTGATATGCAGTTGACGGTCAACAAGGAACCGGCGGACTTCGCGAAACTGCACAAGGCGGTGCTGTCCGGCCTGTTGAGCCAGATCGGCCAGAAAACCGAAGACGGCGACTACCTCGGCGCCCGCCAGCGGCGCTTCTGGATTCATCCGTCATCGGGCATCGGCAAGAAGCGCCCGCAATGGTTGATGACCGCCGAACTGGTGGAGACCACCAAGCTGTATGCGCGCATGGTGGCCAAGATTGATGCCGACTGGATCGAGCCATTGGCCGGGCACCTGATCAAGAAAAACCACTTCGAACCCCACTGGGAGAAGAAGCGCGGCCAGGTCGTGGCCTTTGAACAGATCACCCTGTTCGGCCTGATTGTGGTGGGGCGCCGGCCCGTGCATTACGGGCCGGTGGACCCCGTGGTGTCCCGCGAGCTGTTTATCCGCGAAGGCCTGGTGCGTGGCGAGATCCAGTCCCGGGCCAAGTGCCTGACTGCCAATCAACAGCTGCTGGAGCAATTGGACGAACTGGAAGCCAAGGCCCGGCGCCGCGATATCCTGGCTGACGAAGAAACCCTGTACGCCTTCTACGACGCGCGCCTGCCGGCAGAGATCCACCAGACGGCGACCTTCGACAGTTGGTACAAGATCACCAGCCAGAAAGACCCGCAACTGCTGATCATGCGCGAAGAAGACGTGCTGGCCCGCGAAGCCAGTGAAGTCACCGCCGCCCATTACCCTGACACCTTGCACCTGGGCGACCTGGCCCTGGCCTTGAGTTATCACTTTGAACCCAACCACCCGCGCGACGGTGTGACCTTGCGCGTGCCCGCACCGCTGTTGCCGGCCTTGCCCGCCGAGCGCCTGGAGTGGCTGGTGCCCGGGCTGATCGAAGCCAAGTGCATTGCCCTGGTGCGCAACCTGCCCAAGGCCCTGCGCAAGAACTTCGTGCCGGTGCCGGACTTCGTCAAGGCCGCGCTGCAACGGATCGAATTTGCCCAGGGCTCGCTGCCCCAGGCGCTGGGGCGTGAGCTGTTGCGCATGACCGGCGCGCGGGTCAGCGACGAAGCCTGGAGCGAAGCCGCGCAGCAGGTGGAAAACCACCTGAAGATGAACCTGGAAGTGGTCGATGCCCAGGGCAAGTTCCTCGGTGAGGGCCGCGACCTGGCAGCGCTGACTGCGCGGTTTGTCGAAGCCAGCCAGGCCGCCCTGGCAGTGCCGCAAACTGCCAAAAGCCAGCAGCCGGTGGAGGCCAAGGTCTTCGCGGCGGTTGCCGAGACTACCCAGCAGAAGATTGCGGGCCTGTCGATGACGGTGTATCCGGCGCTGGTAGAAGAAAACGGCACGGTCAAGGAAGGACGTTTCTCCACGGCCGCCGAAGCCGAGTTCCAGCATCGCCGCGCCTTGCAGCGCTTGTTGATGCAGCAATTGGCCGAGCCGGCAAAATTCCTGCGCGGCAAGCTGCCGGGCCTTACCGAGCTGGGGCTGATGTACCGCGAGCTGGGACGTATCGACGCCCTGGTGGAAGACATTTTGCTGGCCAGCCTCGACACCTGCGTGCTGGAAGGCGAGGCCAGCCTGCCCCGGGATGGCGCGGGCCTGGCAGCCCTGGCCGAGCGCAAGCGTGGTAGCTGGACCGAGCACGCTGAACGCCTGGCGCGCCTGACCCTGGAAGTATTGAAGCTGTGGCATGGCCTGCAAAAACGTTTCAAGGGCAAGATCGACCTGGCCCAGGCCGTGGCACTCAACGATATCAAGCAGCAACTAAGCAACCTGGTGTACCCGGGCTTTGTGCGCGAGACCCCGGCGCAGTGGTTCAAGGAACTGCCGCGCTATCTCAAGGCCATCGAGCTACGCCTGGAAAAACTGCCCAGCCAAGTGCAGAAGGACCGGGTCTGGAGCAGCGAGTTGAGTGGTCTGTGGAGCCAGTACCAGACGCGCCTGAACAAGCACACCCAGGAAGGCAAGCGCGATCCGCAGCTGGCGCTTTACCGCTGGTGGCTGGAGGAATACCGGGTGTCGTTGTTTGCCCAGCAGTTGGGCACCAAGGCACCGATTTCCGATAAGCGCTTGAGCAAACAGTGGAGCCAGGTCGAACCTTGA
- a CDS encoding GNAT family N-acetyltransferase, with product MPLKRLNSLSEVSPDEWNALVPEDQPFLRHAFLSALEDSASLGRHSGWQPEHLLHYEGERLVAALPSYRKWHSYGEYVFDHGWADACARAGIEYYPKLLTAVPFSPVSGPRLLVANGADGLELLQSLPGYLEIEGLSSAHINFTDALADAALGQQPGWLARLGCQFHWQNRSYRDFQDFLDALSSRKRKQMRKEREQVAGQGIEFEWLQGHELSEAQWDFVYACYANTYAVRRQSPYLTRAFFSLLAERMPQAIRVVLAKQGARPVAMAFSLIGGDSLYGRYWGCLGEFDRLHFETCFYQGMDYAIANGLQRFDAGAQGEHKLIRGFEPVITHSWHYLRHPGLKTAVADFLERERVGILAYAEEARLALPYRQV from the coding sequence ATGCCGTTGAAACGTTTGAATAGCCTGTCCGAAGTATCGCCTGATGAATGGAACGCCTTGGTCCCCGAGGATCAGCCGTTTCTGCGCCATGCCTTCCTCAGTGCGCTGGAAGACAGTGCCAGCCTTGGCCGGCATTCTGGCTGGCAGCCGGAGCACTTGCTGCATTACGAGGGAGAGCGGCTGGTGGCGGCGCTGCCCAGCTACCGCAAATGGCACTCTTATGGCGAATACGTGTTCGACCATGGCTGGGCTGACGCTTGCGCACGCGCGGGCATCGAGTACTACCCCAAACTGCTGACAGCAGTGCCTTTCAGCCCGGTCAGCGGGCCGCGCTTGCTGGTGGCCAATGGTGCGGACGGCCTGGAGTTGCTCCAGAGCCTGCCTGGTTACCTGGAAATCGAAGGCCTTTCCAGTGCCCATATCAACTTCACCGATGCCCTGGCCGATGCCGCCCTGGGCCAGCAACCCGGTTGGCTTGCGCGTCTGGGTTGCCAGTTCCACTGGCAGAACCGCAGTTATCGCGACTTCCAGGACTTCCTCGACGCCCTGAGTTCGCGCAAACGCAAACAGATGCGCAAGGAGCGCGAACAGGTCGCGGGGCAGGGCATCGAGTTCGAGTGGCTGCAAGGCCATGAGCTGAGCGAGGCCCAGTGGGATTTTGTCTACGCCTGCTACGCCAACACCTACGCCGTGCGCCGGCAGTCACCGTACCTGACGCGGGCGTTTTTCAGCCTGCTGGCCGAGCGCATGCCGCAGGCGATACGGGTGGTGCTGGCCAAGCAAGGGGCGCGGCCGGTGGCCATGGCGTTCAGCCTGATCGGAGGCGACAGCCTATATGGCCGCTATTGGGGCTGCCTGGGCGAATTTGACCGGCTGCATTTCGAGACCTGCTTCTATCAAGGCATGGACTACGCGATCGCCAATGGCCTGCAGCGTTTCGACGCCGGGGCCCAGGGCGAGCACAAGTTGATTCGTGGGTTTGAGCCGGTGATTACCCATTCCTGGCACTACTTGCGCCATCCAGGCTTGAAAACCGCTGTGGCGGATTTCCTGGAACGCGAGCGGGTGGGGATTCTGGCGTATGCCGAGGAGGCGCGTTTGGCGTTGCCTTATCGACAGGTGTAG